In Bacillus thuringiensis, the DNA window TATTAACAGAACAAAATAACAGTTATACAGAAAAACATACCGAGGCCTCGGAATACTTAAATGTCAGCTACCGCCATCTTTTATATGTATTAAACCAGTTTTGCCAACAAAATTACTTAAAAAAAGACGGAAGAACCTATTATATACAAGATCGGATTCAATTAGAAAAACTGGCTGACGAACTTAAAATATAAAAAAAGTAGCATTAGCGTTTACCTGCTAATGCTACTTTTTTCGAGTGACGATTCTATTTTCAATTAAAATTTGCTTGCTACTTTAGCCGCTTCTTCAAGACCAGCTGCAATGATTTCTTCTGCTTTATCTGGGAATTGGTTATGCCCTTCGATAACTACTGTTTCCATATTTGTTGCACCGAAGAAGCCCATCATGCTTGCTACATATTTAACAGCCATTTCTACTTCAGCTGCTGGACCTTCAGAATATACGCCGCCGCGCGCGTTTAATAATGCAATCTTCTTATCCCCGATTAGGCCAACTGGACCTTCTGGTGTATATTTGAACGTTTTACCAGCACGGTTTAAATAATCAATATATGTGTGTAGCACTGCTGGAATCGTTAAGTTCCATAATGGGAAGCCGAAAACAACTTTATCAGCTTCTAGGAATTGATTTAAATACTTATCAGCAACTGCTACTGCTTTTGCTTCCTCTTCAGTTAAATCAAATCCTTTACCTGCTTTGAATGTACCATTAATCATATCTACGCCTACATATGGTAATTCTTCTTTATATAAATCAAGTTCTACTACTGTATCATTTGGATGTGCTTCTTTATAGTTTGCTAAAAATGCCTCGTATAATTTCACACTAACTGCTTGTTCCGCTGGACGGTTGTTTGCTTTTACAAATAAAACTGTTGCCATTGTTTTTCCTCCTAGTACTCACTCTTCTGTTGTTATATGCTTTCAAAAAAGGTATCCCTTGTAATTGTCGTTTTGTTGCTTACAAACATATTTTATATTTATATCAAGACAATTTCGTCCTCACATAGACGTATTTTTCCATAAAAAAAGTCCACCTCCTAAAGGCGAACTAGGTCTTACGACTTTTGTCTTATACAATTCCATTTTTCACTGCATATAATGCCGCTTGTGTGCGATCAGATAAATTCAACTTACTCAAAATACTACTTACATGAGCTTTTACCGTTTTTTCTGTAATAACTAAAACGGAAGCGATTTCTTTATTACTCATCCCTTTCGCTAATAACTGCAACACTTCATTTTCTCTCGCTGTTAACACATCCACTTGAATGGAAGGTTCTTCTTCTTTTTCTTCCACAGGTAATGTTTGAGAGAGGAGAGCATTTGCTATATCTGGATGTAATTGAATATTACCTTTATATGCGCTTCGAATAGCTTCAACAAGCTGATCCGGTTCTACATCTTTTAAAATATAGCCGCTTGCCCCCGCCCTTAGCGCCGGTAAAACATGCGCCTGATCAGAAAAGCTAGTTAATACAATTACTTTCACATTTGGATATTCTTTTTTGATGCACGCCGTCGCCTCGACACCATTCATTTCGGGCATGTATAAATCCATTAGTACCACATCAGGATTCGTCTCCCCTACTTTCACTAATGCCTCTTTCCCATTATTTGCTTCTCCAACTAACGCTAAATCTTCCTGTGTACTTAAAAAAAATGCTAATCCTTTTAAAACGACTGTATGATCATCAACTAACAATACTTTTATTTTCACAAACTTCCCTCATTTTCACATCATAATGGTACGTTTACTTTTACACTTGTTCTTTTCTTATCACTTATAATTTTAATTGTTCCACCAACTAATTCTACTCTTTCACGCATCGTAGTCATACCGAGTGATTTCTTCTCTTTTATATTCTTTTCTACAAAGACGTTTCCTTGATCGACTATTTCTAATGATACATTCTTCTCCGTCACTTTGAAATAAATCGCCGCTTCTCTGACATTCGCATGTTTACTTACGTTATTTAAAGCTTCTTGTCCAATTCGCCATAGCGCTTCCTCTACTACGCGCGGTAAATCACGAACACCTGTAACTTGTTCCCGAATTTTCAATCCCAAACTTTCACCATATTGTTTTAAAGCTGGTAATAGTCCTTTCTCTAATCCTGCTGGACGTAGTTGCCAAATTAACGTCCTCATTTCTTTTAAAGCTCCTTGTGCTAGTTCACGCATCTCATGCAAAGATCGATCCACCTTTTCATTTTGACCTTTTAAAACTGCCTCAGCGCCTTTTGTCATAAAGGTTAACGAAAATAGCTTTTGTGAGACAGAGTCATGTAAATCCCTCGCTAACCTATTTCTCTCTTCCATTCGTACAAGTTCACGTCGTTGCTCATTTAACCTTAAATTTTCTATCACGAAAGAAATATGATTTGTTATTGCTTGAAGTACATCTATCGTATTCACATCAAATTCACCATTATTTGAACTAACACATAAAACACCAAATATATGACTTTGAATCTGTATTGGTGTAGCGATAACTGTCCTATTAGAGGCTATCTTATGACTAATTTGATGGTTTAATAAAATAGGTTCACCTTTTTCTAACGCTTCTTTCGCAGCTTCTTTTATATCCTCTGGCAATTCTTCCTCGCAATAAGATGCCCGCAAGGATAATTCTTTCTCTTCCCTAATAAAGAATGCGACTTGATTCCAGTAAAACACTTCACCTAATTGATTTACAACTTTTTCAGGCAATAGATTAAATTGATGAATCGTCCTTAAAACTTGAATGAACCGTTCTAATTTCACATAATAATGCGCTCTTCGCTTTTCATTTTCATATAACTTTGCTCGTTTTAAAGCCGTTCCAATTTGGAAGGCAACTGATTGAAGCAATACTAATTCTTCTTCTGAAAAATGTGTTTTACCTGGGCTTGCCACATTTAACAAACCAAATTTTTCTCCTCCAGCTTTTAAAGGAACCGTAGCATGATGAAGAATCCCTTCCGTATCACCCCAATTATATTCAATTGCATTATTAATTCTTTTACATTCAATAATATTAACAGCTCGCTCTAATTTCCCATCCACAAAGCCACGTAAACACCAACATTCACCTTCACACATCGGACGTTTGTTTTCATATGTAAGTGCCTCTGGTAACTGGTAATCAATTAATTTTGTGTATCTCCCATTTTCATCCGCAAGAAAAATCCATCCTGTCGTTAAACCTGTTACACTAAGTAATTTTTCTAACACTGCTTGCAATACATGATATGTATCATTTGATGTATTTAGCGTTTCTGCAATTTCTTTTAATATAACTAATTCATTTGTACGATTATCTCGAAACATACCTAATCTCCTACATACAAGATTTTAAATCGCCCCTCAAGTAAATCATCTACTTTTCACTTTGTACTTATTCGTAACATTGATATAATGGTGAAAACATAGTTTTCATTATATCACTTGAGGGGGATTTCATAATGACATTAAATAAAGCACTTACTATCGCTGGTTCTGACACAAGTGGTGGTGCTGGTATACAAGCAGATTTAAAAACATTCCAAGAACTTGGTGTATACGGAATGACATCTCTTACGACAATCGTAACGATGGATCCACATAACGGTTGGGCACATAACGTATTTCCAATCCCAGCTTCTACATTAAAACCACAATTAGAAACGACAATTGAAGGTGTTGGAGTAGATGCTTTAAAAACAGGTATGCTTGGATCAGTAGAAATTATTGAAATGGTTGCTGAAACAATCGAAAAACATGATTTCAAAAATGTAGTAGTTGACCCTGTTATGGTATGTAAAGGTGCTGATGAAGCATTACACCCTGAAACGAATGATTGCCTACGTGACGTTCTTGTTCCAAAGGCATTAGTTGTAACACCAAACTTATTTGAAGCTTATCAATTAAGTGGCGTAAAGATTAATTCTCTTGAAGACATGAAAGAAGCAGCGAAAAAAATCCACGCTTTAGGCGCGAAATACGTTCTAATTAAAGGCGGTAGCAAGCTTGGTACGGAAACAGCAATCGACGTCCTATATGATGGAGAAACATTCGATCTTCTAGAATCAGAAAAAATTGATACGACAAATACACACGGCGCAGGTTGCACATATTCTGCTGCAATTACAGCAGAACTTGCAAAAGGAAAACCTGTGAAAGAAGCAGTAAAGACTGCTAAAGATTTTATCACAGCTGCTATCCGTTATTCATTCAAAATCAACGAATACGTAGGTCCAACACACCACGGTGCATATCGTAAATTCGTTGCATCAAAAGAACTTGTCTAACATATAAATGAAAACACCCACAGAGTTTATATATTTCCTCTCTGTGGGTGTTTTTTTATAAGTACTTCTGGTCATCCTATCTTTAAGATGCAGAACTAACCTGATTTCTACCATTTCTTTTGGAGTAATATAATGCATCATCAGCAGCTTGAATAAATCGCTCTGGTGATTCTTCATACACTGAAATTCCTACTGAAACTGTAATTTTTATTTTTGTTCCATTTAGCAATTGAAATGGATGGTTTTCAACAGCCGTGCGAACTTGTTCCCCCATACGCATTCCATAAGCTAATCCCTTCTTTGGTATCAAAAGCGCGAACTCTTCTCCACCCTTTCGAAAAGTCAAATCCGGAAACATTGAAACTTCTCGTAAAATATGCCCCATTTGTTTTAATACTTCATCTCCCGCAGGATGCCCATACGTATCATTTACACACTTAAAATGATCAATATCTATAAGTAGTAAACAAAGTGAATCATTTTTCATGCGCTTATTACCAATATGACGATTCATCTCTAAATCAAACTGTCTTACGTTTCCTAGACCTGTCAATGCGTCTATCGTTGCATATTGCTTCATCGTTTGAAATAACTCATTGGATTGTAAAACGTAATTTGCACTTATGAATGTTATGTAGCCTGTAATAATACTAGAAATTAAATATAATCCCACGATGGTAATATCTTTAATTAACCATATATATAGTGAGGGGATTAGAATAGATAAAATATATGTATGTAACCATGCCCACTTTTCTCCTAGAGAAAGATTTAGACGTGAAATAAAAATACTACCTACTCCTATCGCAACAATTGTATAAAAAGCTACTTGAGAAGCTAATGAATAATCCATAAATAATAACCTAGTTACTAAAATCATACTAACAGCTATAGTACTTGCTATTGGACCTCCAATTATAACGGCTAGAATAACAGCTAAGTAGCGCAAATCCAATAGGATGGTACCAACATGAACACCAAAATACATTAGTAATATACCTAATATTCCAGTAAGAATACCTACTACACATTTCTGCCAAAAAGAGAACCCTTCTTTTAACGGTTTATCTCTTAAGAGCTGACCTCCAACAAAAATAAAGGAAAGAATAATTGTCGTGTTTACAAATAAGTCCCTTAACATAAAATAATCTCCCTACTTTTCTATCTATCCCTTTCCTTATTTTATTGTATACGAGATACCTATAATTCCCAAAGCTTTTTATTTTTTGCTGTTCCACGTGAAACAGCAAAAAATAAAAAAGGACGAAAATTCGCCCTTTTTATTAACAACAGCGTGATATCTTTCCGCCCTTTGCATTAAATCTAGCCTCTTGCGCTTCTGCAAAAAATTGTTTTTGACAGACAACCTCTTCTTCTGGATGATGCTTTTTCATATGCTCTACATATGTTTCATAACTTGGTACCCCAACAAGTAAACTAATAAAGTGTTTTCTTTGTCCCCATACTTTCCATAGTCGTTTAAGCATAATAGTTCCTCGACTCACTTTCATCTCTAGAAATATATGGCGCCTCTTTTAGCGGCATCGGCTTATTTCTTAATACTTGAATCCAAATTCGAATTGCAGAAATTAATACAGCGATTACAACTATCATAAAAATCCCGCAAAGCGCTGCATCAATATAATCATTGAAAATAATTTGCTTCATTTGAGCGATATTTTTAGCTGGTGCTAACACTTTTCCTTCATCTAATGCTCCCTGAAACACCTTTGCATGAGATAGAAATCCTATTTTAGGATTTTCATGAAATAGCTTTTGATACCCCGCCGTCATCGTTACAATAAGCAATCCGACAGTTGGAATAAGTGTTACCCAAACATATGCCTTTTTCCCCATTTTGAATAAAATTGTCGTTCCAAGTAATAATGCAATCCCTGCTAACATTTGATTTGCAATACCGAAAAGTGGCCATAATGTATTAATTCCACCAAGCGGATCTACTACCCCTTGGTATAAGAAATAACCCCATCCTAATACACATAACGTTGTAGCTATCACATTCGCTAATGTAGAATCCGTTTTCCCAAATGGCTTATATACATGCCCTAAAATATCTTGAATCATAAATCGGCCTACACGCGTTCCAGCATCAATCGTTGTTAAAATGAATAGCGCTTCAAAGAGAATCGCAAAATGATACCAAAAGGCCATCATGGCCGTTCCACCTATTACTTGTGAGAAAATATATGCCATACCTATCGCTAACGTTGGTGCACCACCTGTGCGTGATAAAATTGTTTGTTCTCCAACGTTTACAGCAAGATCTTTTAGTTCATTTGGTGTAATAGCAAATCCCCATGAAGAAATAACTTGAGCTGCCTGCGAGACATCCGTACCGATAAGTGCTGCGGGACTATTAATTGCAAAATACGTTCCTGGTGTTAATACACAAGCTGCAATCATCGCCATCGCCGCTACAAATGACTCCATTAACATTGCCCCATAACCGATTGGCTGTGCATGTCCCTCTTGTTCGATCATTTTTGGCGTCGTACCTGATGAAACGAGAGCATGGAATCCAGACACCGCACCACAAGCAATTGTAATAAATAAGAATGGGAATAAGTTTCCAGAGAAAACAGGACCTGTTCCATCGATAAATTTCGAAACTGCTGGCATTTGTAAATCTGGTGCTACAATTAAAATACCGATTGCTAATCCAACAATTGTTCCAACTTTTAAAAATGTGCTTAAATAATCACGTGGTGCTAAAAGCATCCAAACTGGTAAGGCCGATGCGATAAATCCATATACAATAAGCATAATAGCAATCGTTTCACCGCTAAACGTGAACATGCTTGCAAGCGTTGGATGTTCTGCTACATACTGTCCTCCAATAAGAGACAGTATAAGTAGAATAATTCCGATTACTGACCCTTCACCAACCCGGCCAGGCCTAATGTAGCGCATATACACTCCCATTAAAATAGCGATAGGAATCGTTGCTGCTATTGTAAACATTCCCCACGGACTTCCGACAAGCGCCTTTACTACTACTAATGCTAATACCGCTAATAAAATAATCATAATGCCTAAAATGCCTATCATTGCAATAAGCCCTGTAACAGGACCGATCTCATCTTTAATCATTTCTCCCAAAGATTTACCATTCCGTCTCATCGAAGCAAATAAAATTACAAAATCTTGTACAGCTCCAGCGACAACTACCCCAACAATAATCCATATTGTCCCTGGTAAATATCCCATTTGCGCTGCCAAAATAGGTCCTACTAAAGGGCCTGCCCCAGCAATTGCTGCAAAATGGTGCCCAAATAATACCCACTTATTTGTCGGAACATAATCTTTTCCATCGTTTAATGTATGGGCTGGCGTTTGCCGATTATTATCTAAACCAAATACCTTTCTCGCTATAAATCTACTATAAAATCGATAAGCAACTGCATACACACATACCGCAGCTACTAAGAGCCACACGGCATTAATGGTTTCACCTTGTGATAAAGCTATTACACCAAAAGCACCTGCGCCTACTGCTGCAATAACTCCCCATAGTAAAATCGACTTCAATGTTTTCACATACAATCCCCCCAATACTATTGCTTAGTGGGATTGTACTAAATTTTCTGAATATTTAATTTGAATCCTCCTTATCATGAAGGATTTTTAGTTTATCATGTTAAAAATTTCGCATTATCTACTATAATTCTATTTTATTTCGAAGTTTTTTCACGTAATTCCGACTAACTGGAATCGGTTGCTCATCATATTTATCTAAATACAAATTATATGTGCCATTATAATAAGGTTTTAGTTCTTGTACATATGACATATTAATTAAATAACTTTTATGTACGCGTAAAAAATCATATGCATTTAACTTATTTTCCAGCTCCTGCAGTGTATATGTTGAAATATACTGATTATTCGTTGTATAAATTGAAACCGTTTTGTTTTCCTTATTTTTGCTTATATATACAATATCTTCAGGGAAAATATATCTAATCCCCTCTTGACCTTCTATCGGTAGTTTTCG includes these proteins:
- the pdxK gene encoding pyridoxine/pyridoxal/pyridoxamine kinase, which gives rise to MTLNKALTIAGSDTSGGAGIQADLKTFQELGVYGMTSLTTIVTMDPHNGWAHNVFPIPASTLKPQLETTIEGVGVDALKTGMLGSVEIIEMVAETIEKHDFKNVVVDPVMVCKGADEALHPETNDCLRDVLVPKALVVTPNLFEAYQLSGVKINSLEDMKEAAKKIHALGAKYVLIKGGSKLGTETAIDVLYDGETFDLLESEKIDTTNTHGAGCTYSAAITAELAKGKPVKEAVKTAKDFITAAIRYSFKINEYVGPTHHGAYRKFVASKELV
- a CDS encoding GGDEF domain-containing protein, coding for MLRDLFVNTTIILSFIFVGGQLLRDKPLKEGFSFWQKCVVGILTGILGILLMYFGVHVGTILLDLRYLAVILAVIIGGPIASTIAVSMILVTRLLFMDYSLASQVAFYTIVAIGVGSIFISRLNLSLGEKWAWLHTYILSILIPSLYIWLIKDITIVGLYLISSIITGYITFISANYVLQSNELFQTMKQYATIDALTGLGNVRQFDLEMNRHIGNKRMKNDSLCLLLIDIDHFKCVNDTYGHPAGDEVLKQMGHILREVSMFPDLTFRKGGEEFALLIPKKGLAYGMRMGEQVRTAVENHPFQLLNGTKIKITVSVGISVYEESPERFIQAADDALYYSKRNGRNQVSSAS
- the cstA gene encoding carbon starvation CstA family protein is translated as MKTLKSILLWGVIAAVGAGAFGVIALSQGETINAVWLLVAAVCVYAVAYRFYSRFIARKVFGLDNNRQTPAHTLNDGKDYVPTNKWVLFGHHFAAIAGAGPLVGPILAAQMGYLPGTIWIIVGVVVAGAVQDFVILFASMRRNGKSLGEMIKDEIGPVTGLIAMIGILGIMIILLAVLALVVVKALVGSPWGMFTIAATIPIAILMGVYMRYIRPGRVGEGSVIGIILLILSLIGGQYVAEHPTLASMFTFSGETIAIMLIVYGFIASALPVWMLLAPRDYLSTFLKVGTIVGLAIGILIVAPDLQMPAVSKFIDGTGPVFSGNLFPFLFITIACGAVSGFHALVSSGTTPKMIEQEGHAQPIGYGAMLMESFVAAMAMIAACVLTPGTYFAINSPAALIGTDVSQAAQVISSWGFAITPNELKDLAVNVGEQTILSRTGGAPTLAIGMAYIFSQVIGGTAMMAFWYHFAILFEALFILTTIDAGTRVGRFMIQDILGHVYKPFGKTDSTLANVIATTLCVLGWGYFLYQGVVDPLGGINTLWPLFGIANQMLAGIALLLGTTILFKMGKKAYVWVTLIPTVGLLIVTMTAGYQKLFHENPKIGFLSHAKVFQGALDEGKVLAPAKNIAQMKQIIFNDYIDAALCGIFMIVVIAVLISAIRIWIQVLRNKPMPLKEAPYISRDESESRNYYA
- a CDS encoding YbdD/YjiX family protein; translated protein: MLKRLWKVWGQRKHFISLLVGVPSYETYVEHMKKHHPEEEVVCQKQFFAEAQEARFNAKGGKISRCC
- a CDS encoding response regulator, which encodes MKIKVLLVDDHTVVLKGLAFFLSTQEDLALVGEANNGKEALVKVGETNPDVVLMDLYMPEMNGVEATACIKKEYPNVKVIVLTSFSDQAHVLPALRAGASGYILKDVEPDQLVEAIRSAYKGNIQLHPDIANALLSQTLPVEEKEEEPSIQVDVLTARENEVLQLLAKGMSNKEIASVLVITEKTVKAHVSSILSKLNLSDRTQAALYAVKNGIV
- a CDS encoding GAF domain-containing sensor histidine kinase, which encodes MFRDNRTNELVILKEIAETLNTSNDTYHVLQAVLEKLLSVTGLTTGWIFLADENGRYTKLIDYQLPEALTYENKRPMCEGECWCLRGFVDGKLERAVNIIECKRINNAIEYNWGDTEGILHHATVPLKAGGEKFGLLNVASPGKTHFSEEELVLLQSVAFQIGTALKRAKLYENEKRRAHYYVKLERFIQVLRTIHQFNLLPEKVVNQLGEVFYWNQVAFFIREEKELSLRASYCEEELPEDIKEAAKEALEKGEPILLNHQISHKIASNRTVIATPIQIQSHIFGVLCVSSNNGEFDVNTIDVLQAITNHISFVIENLRLNEQRRELVRMEERNRLARDLHDSVSQKLFSLTFMTKGAEAVLKGQNEKVDRSLHEMRELAQGALKEMRTLIWQLRPAGLEKGLLPALKQYGESLGLKIREQVTGVRDLPRVVEEALWRIGQEALNNVSKHANVREAAIYFKVTEKNVSLEIVDQGNVFVEKNIKEKKSLGMTTMRERVELVGGTIKIISDKKRTSVKVNVPL
- a CDS encoding FMN-dependent NADH-azoreductase, which produces MATVLFVKANNRPAEQAVSVKLYEAFLANYKEAHPNDTVVELDLYKEELPYVGVDMINGTFKAGKGFDLTEEEAKAVAVADKYLNQFLEADKVVFGFPLWNLTIPAVLHTYIDYLNRAGKTFKYTPEGPVGLIGDKKIALLNARGGVYSEGPAAEVEMAVKYVASMMGFFGATNMETVVIEGHNQFPDKAEEIIAAGLEEAAKVASKF